The genomic DNA TTGGAGGTCTGAGCAGCCTTGCTGAGCTCAATCTGGCCTCCAACCGGCTGCAgagcctcccagcctcccttggtAGGTAGCCCCCTTGGCTTGGAGCCTGATGGGGGGCGGTCCTCGGCCCCAGACCCCCCTGCACTCTCAGGTGGGCCACTCATTCTCTGCAGGGGCCCATGCGCATGCAGGCTTGGCCCACCTTCGCGCCCTTGCTCCTCCTAGGAGCCCTTGTTTGCTCCCCaacttccctggcctctctcccttAAAGCACAGGCTTCCTGAGCTCTGAGTCCAGCCATGGGGCAAAGACTGACTAGGCTTCTCTGGGAGGCCCTAGCATGAGCACCCTGTCTCAGCCTGGCACTCCAGGCCTGGGGCAGCCCTGAGTGGTTCTCTGTGGCTCTAAGCCGGCACCTGCCCGCCCACCTGCAGTGGGGCTGCGGTCCTTGCGGCAACTTGTTCTGCACAGCAACCTCCTGACCTCAGCACCTGCTGGCTTGGCTCGCCTCCCGCTGCTCACCCGGCTGGACCTGAGGGACAACCAGCTCCGGGACGTGCCCCCTGAGCTACTGGATGCCCCCTTTGTGCGCCTGCAGGGGAACCCCCTGGGTGAGGCCTTACCAGACACCCACAGTCCCCCAGGTAAGCTGGTTGCTAGGGAGGGGCAGGCCATGGACAGAACACAGGCACCGTCACCATCCTAACAACTCATCTGTCCTTCCACAGGGTCACCCGTGGCCCTGGATGTACCTCAACTGTTCCTGACCTCAGACTTGGACAGGTGTGTGGGGGTGCTGGAGGGGCGTATGCACTGTCACGCAGTGCATGCTGGATACCTTGCCCATGCCTGGTGGTCTGCAGTCCCCCAggggtgccaggatctgacataCAGGCCCTTTGTATCTAACCTGATGCCCCCGTGTCCTCACTcagcttccctgtgacccctcaagGCTGCTCCGTGACCCTGGCCTGTGGTGTCCGCCTGCAGTTCCCTGCTGGGGCCACTGCTACTCCTGTCACCATCCGCTATCGACTGTGGTTGCCGGAGCCACACCTCATCCCTCTGGGTCCCCATGATGCTCTGCTCAGTGGTGTCCTGGAGCTGCAGCCCCATGGGGTGGCCTTCCAGCAGGCATGGCCAGGGCAGATCGGGGGCTGCTGAGGAGGGCCCAGGCACAGCCCCAGGGCTCATACCACCCTCGCCTGGCAGGAGGTGGGCCTATGGCTGCTCTTTGTGCCCCCTCGGGCCCGGCGTTGCCGTGAGGTGGTGGTCAGGAGCCTGAATGATGACACCTGGAGTGACCTGGTGACCCAGCTGGAGAAAGAGACACCCAAGGTGAGGGTCTGTCCAGGCCTGCTGGGAAGGAGTCCCAGGAGTGGCTCCATGTGGACCTCTTCCACCCTGCCTTGACCATGCTCCCTCCGACCCCCCTCCATGCCCAGCGGCTCTGGGCTCACTGCCAGGTGCCCCACTTCTCATGGTTCCTCGTGGTTTCACGCCCTGTGTCCGATTCCTGCCTGGTGCCACCAGAGGGGACATTGCTGTACTCATCGGGACATCCTGGTGTCAAGGTCATATTCCCTCCTGGGGCCACCACGGAGCCTCGTCGCGTCCACATGCAGGTTTGGGCAGGGCAGCTGTCGAGGGTGGCGGGTCGTGCTGCGGCAGGAAGGCAGGTATTCGGGTAGTCTGTCTGCCCCAGGTGGTGCATATGGCCCGCAGagccctgctggaggagccagaggCTGCTGCGAGCCCTCTGCTGTGCCTCTCCCAGAGTGGACCCCCCGGCTTCCTGCAGCCAGTCACTGTGCAGCTGCCTCTGCCCCCTGGTGTCACAGGTGACAGGCAGCCGTGTGGCATCCCTGGACATGTGGTCACGGGGTGGGGTGAGTGCTCAAAGGGGGAGCCCCTGCCTTGGAGGCCTCAGTCTGTGGCCCCTCCCATCCCCAGGCCTGAGTCTGGACCGCTCCTGCCTGCACCTGCTGCACCGGGCCCCTCCCGCAGCCGCCTGGGATGACATCACGGCGCAGGTGGCCCTGGAGCTCACCCACCTGTATGCTCGCTTCCAGGTCATGCACTTCTCCTGGTGAGGGCTCACTCAGCTTGCCCAAGCCCTGCCCTGTCCCCCCCCTCTGTGGGGGCACACCTGACCCACTTCCTGGCCCTCCCAGGTACTGGCTCTGGTACACCACCAAAACCTGCATTGGGGGCCTGGCACGCAAGGCCTGGGAGCGGCTGCGGCTGCACCGTGTCAACCTCATCGCGCTGCAGAGGCGCCGGGACCCTGAGCAGGtcctgctgcagtgcctgcccCGAGACAAGGTGGGACAGGGGTCCAGAGGGCAGCAGGGTAGGTGCCAAGGGCCTGGCTTGGGGCGCGGGGCTTTGGGCTCTGAGCCAGGGGTGCCACCCAGGTGGATGCCACCCTGCAGCGGCTGCTGGAGCGGTACCGAGGCCCCGAGCCCTCTGACACTGTGGAGATGTTTGAGGGAGAGAAATTCTTTGCCGCCTTCGAGAGGGGCATTGACGTGGATGCTGGTATGCCCCTGTCCCTGGGGAGGGGACCCTGGGTCTGCCACCAGGTTCTCTGCTGAGCCCACACCTGCCCCCAGACCGCCCGGACTGTGTGGAGGGCAGGGTCTGCTTTGTCTTCTACTCTCACTTGAAGAACATGAAGGAGGTATATGTGACCACTGCCCTGGACCGGCAGGCTCAGGCT from Manis pentadactyla isolate mManPen7 chromosome 9, mManPen7.hap1, whole genome shotgun sequence includes the following:
- the PIDD1 gene encoding p53-induced death domain-containing protein 1, which encodes MAAVAGGLEPEAAAAEDAVEGAADAVGPSAPPFLAGNRLSLDLYPGGCHWLLHLCAQQPTQLLEVEFLQLSGHEDPRLLEATLALVPQSLQRLRSLVLKGGQRRAALGACLRGSLTTLPTGLSGLAHLAHLDLSFNSLETLPTCILKMEGLDALLLSHNHLSELPEALGALPALTFLSLSHNHLRALPTTLGALSTLQCLDLSENLLDTLPPEIGGLSSLAELNLASNRLQSLPASLVGLRSLRQLVLHSNLLTSAPAGLARLPLLTRLDLRDNQLRDVPPELLDAPFVRLQGNPLGEALPDTHSPPGSPVALDVPQLFLTSDLDSFPVTPQGCSVTLACGVRLQFPAGATATPVTIRYRLWLPEPHLIPLGPHDALLSGVLELQPHGVAFQQEVGLWLLFVPPRARRCREVVVRSLNDDTWSDLVTQLEKETPKRLWAHCQVPHFSWFLVVSRPVSDSCLVPPEGTLLYSSGHPGVKVIFPPGATTEPRRVHMQVVHMARRALLEEPEAAASPLLCLSQSGPPGFLQPVTVQLPLPPGVTGLSLDRSCLHLLHRAPPAAAWDDITAQVALELTHLYARFQVMHFSWYWLWYTTKTCIGGLARKAWERLRLHRVNLIALQRRRDPEQVLLQCLPRDKVDATLQRLLERYRGPEPSDTVEMFEGEKFFAAFERGIDVDADRPDCVEGRVCFVFYSHLKNMKEVYVTTALDRQAQAVRGQVSFYRGAVPEEVPKEAEAARQRKATDALWMATLPIKLPRLRGSEGPGRGWGPVLSLAPLNLGDAETGFLTQSNLLNVAGRLGPDWPAVALHLGMPYRELQRIRHEFRDDLDGQIRHMLFSWAERQAGQRGAVGLLVQALEQSDRRDVAEEVRAVLELGLRKYQDGIQRTSLAPGDLAPSGPSVSQSPEPAQA